The Elaeis guineensis isolate ETL-2024a chromosome 14, EG11, whole genome shotgun sequence genome has a segment encoding these proteins:
- the LOC105057889 gene encoding E3 ubiquitin-protein ligase SGR9, amyloplastic, translating into MDSSPSSGEAVMAALLHPPPRAFSDLTRSLATDLSLQRRHIYLLLLSPFHFSRTLAHLHSLSLPEKTLLLGRLLLHHLHLLFPSLSGGGAAAHHLHLRDFDAALLLMAMCDAYDSNHPHADWRGRIAEHVVAAALSPAGLGNGGWTVLGHYVDAAAKCRRLFEVVSGEEGKVGAEVAAAAAAVVALPSVECRRRGRECVICKEEMEVGRDVCELPCGHWFHWGCVLGWLRKRNTCPCCRFELPTEDVFYEIGRIWRMLLRMGGKGGGI; encoded by the coding sequence ATGGACTCCTCCCCTTCCTCCGGCGAAGCCGTCATGGCCGCCCTCCTCCATCCCCCCCCGCGCGCCTTCTCCGATCTCACCCGCTCCCTCGCCACCGACCTCAGCCTCCAGCGCCGCCACAtctacctcctcctcctctccccaTTCCATTTCTCCCGCACCCTCGCCCACCTCCACTCCCTCTCCCTCCCGGAGAAGACTCTCCTCCTCGGCCGCCTCCTCCTCCACCACCTCCACCTCCTCTTCCCCTCCCTCTCCGGCGGCGGAGCCGCCGCCCACCACCTCCACCTCCGGGACTTCGACGCCGCCCTCCTCCTCATGGCCATGTGCGACGCCTACGACTCCAACCATCCCCACGCCGACTGGCGCGGGAGGATCGCCGAGCACGTCGTCGCGGCCGCGTTAAGTCCGGCCGGGCTGGGGAACGGAGGGTGGACGGTCCTGGGCCACTACGTCGACGCCGCCGCCAAATGCCGGCGGCTGTTCGAGGTGGTTTCAGGGGAGGAGGGGAAGGTGGGGGCGGAGGTGGCGgcagcggcggcggcggtggTGGCGCTGCCATCGGTGGAGTGCCGGAGGCGCGGGAGGGAGTGCGTGATATGCAAGGAGGAGATGGAGGTGGGGAGGGACGTGTGCGAGCTGCCGTGCGGGCATTGGTTCCACTGGGGTTGTGTGCTGGGGTGGTTGAGGAAGAGGAACACCTGCCCTTGCTGCCGGTTTGAGCTGCCAACGGAGGATGTGTTCTATGAGATTGGGAGGATATGGAGGATGCTGCTGAGGATGGGTGGTAAAGGTGGTGGCATATGA